Genomic window (Nymphaea colorata isolate Beijing-Zhang1983 chromosome 1, ASM883128v2, whole genome shotgun sequence):
ttattgcCATTGCACGtaatgaaccaatatttttgaaggcagtTGATGCATCTGGAGAATATCAAGATGTTgaatatttgaagcaattatttATAGAAGCCATCAAGGAGGTTGGTCCTGATAAAGTGGTGCAGCTCATTACAGACAATGTTGCTGTATGCAAAAGTGCTGGACTTAGTTTAAGGTATGATTTcccacatattttttggaccCCATGTGTTCcacatactttgaatttagcactgaaggacatatgcaaTCCTTCAAGTCAAGATGCAGATCCTAAGGGACATGAGCTATTCTCATggattcaagagattgaaaaagatgcaagaaatattataaattttatcgtcaatcaccaacatgcattgtctctttttgctagttattctgatttgagattgttaaaAGTTGCAGAGACAcgatttgcttcaataattgtcatgttgaaaagaattcaaagagtgcGGGATGCACTTATTCAAATGGTGGCTAGTAGAGAGTGGTGGAGCTTTTATCGGGTTGAAGATGAGGCTAAAACtcaaattattaaaaacattattgctGATgataaatggtgggataaaattgcatattttttggatttttgagccaatttggtgcatgttgagagCTGTTGATAAAGTGAGCCTATGCTTCATAaagcagtgttgtacgtatcgtacgatacgggggcgTATCGtacgtacgatacgtatcgtatcgtttaagaaatacgatacgatacacccccatatcgtaaataggggtgtaTAGTACTTTTATTGTACAATACATATGATTTGTATCGTACCTGGGAAGTTCAATAATGGGGACCAACGAGCTGTTCATTGTAAAACCTGACCAACAAAACCTTGAATCCAACAGTGTTTTCCTGCTGAAGTGTTTTCACATTAATTGTATAAATGAAAGCGAGAATAATTTGGTTTcgctttcaacaaattggtacCCAGAAAGTCAGAGTGAAAATTATTTCTAAATCAAGGTTAGGAATGGAGTTGCTGTTGCTTACAGTTTACACCTTGAGTACAGCTTATGCATGGTAGGAGTTGTAGAgttgtcatttctttttctgAGAGAAGGTGAAAATGAATCTTTCTCCTCTTAACTTTGTCTTCTCTTTTCACGTTCCATATTGTGATTCTCTGTTACCTGTTGTGTTTTCAGCAAATTTTCTGGTAAAATTAGTCTCCAGTATGCTGGTTGCATGCAGAAATCCCTCAGGAAAGACCTATTACCAAATTCTTTCAGTGAACGATGATGCAAGTTATGATGAAATAAGAACTAGCTATAGATCTTCGCTTCTGATTTTTCATCCAGATAAAATACATGGGAAATGTGGAATCGGTGATGATGAAGTACATGAAGATTTTGTCAAAATACAGAAGGCATGGGAAGTCCTCAGTGATTCTAAATTACGTGCCCGTTATGACCATGAGCTGGAATGTGCTAGGCATGCTTCTGAGATTGCAGAAGATGTTGATTTGGAAGAAATGACGGCTGAAGATATTGATGAAAGAACAGAATTCTTTTATCCCTGCAGATGTGGAGATTGCTTTTCAGTAACATCTGAAGAACTTCAGGAAATGGGTCTTCTTTCTGACgtggggaaggaggaaggaaagCTGTTGGAGGATATCAAAGCAGACAGAGCTTCAGTTCTTCTTCATTGCGGCTCATGTTCtctgaaaatcaaactgatggTCCGGTTGTGCCCATAAGATGTTGTATCTTGTTCAATTTTGTTAGCAGAGGTTTGTGTAGGCaggaattttttcttctcatttcttgtGAGGATTGTATCGGCATTGATGAGATAAAGCTTTTGTCTCTACGCTTCCAAATTACATGGAGTAATAATGATGCCATACGATCTTATGTTTTCATTGAGTATTCCTATTTGCTAACATCGAAACTGGAAATCGTCATTCTTTTATGCCCATGGTGCTGCTGTTCTTCTTTACACCCACCCCTGTGGGTCGGCCACAAGGAATTCACTCGAGGCGGACCTGGCTTGCTGGTTCAACTTGTCACGCCTACGTTCCTTCTCTAACAGCTTAAGGTGCAGAAGTGAAAGGCCTCGAACAGTAGAAGCCTTCGTCTTCATAAAGACAATAAGGTCTCGTCCTGCAAGAGGGGTCTAAACTTTGAACCCATGACCAACTGCTTACAGCACGGGCCTTCTGCAGTTGTCACTTTTTGCCTTCTAGCTGGATTCTAATATGGTTTCAAAACGGGCTATGTTTTGTGGTTGAAACTTGAAGTAAATTCATTTGGTAGTTTTACAGCCTTTTTTGGTGCTGTGGAATGTAATATTCTTCTTTCAAGAGCTAAAATTCATTCAGTCTTTTGTGTACTATCTGTGAAATTTGTTGGTGGTCTCCGAACGTGTGCTGGCCATAGTTCACTGGGAGTTGCATCTAATAGGGAAGATCCATTAACCAGCCCGGTCCTTGGAGAGTGTTATTCaaaggaacaagaaaaatgttattAGTTGATGAGAGAGTCAAAGGAGTCATCAAGGGGGTATTAGTTGATGAACAATAAAAATGTTTCAAGGCATattcttttggaaaattttatcTCCCCATTAAACTCATGCATCAAACACTTGAAAAACAAtcttttaaatgtttttctttttaaagctcttataattttattttgtgCAAATTTTCAATATAGTGAGGAATTTCTCGGatataatatggcaaagttgtatatcttggaaaaaatttaaaaaattttaaaaaatcttaaaaattgtataaaaataaatttaaattagaAAACATGTCTTATTGtcgttttatacggctga
Coding sequences:
- the LOC116252971 gene encoding uncharacterized protein LOC116252971 isoform X2 gives rise to the protein MIAKFFYSSCIPFNVVRNPYWKKCITMLANGKLSGYIPPSSERLQTSLLTDVKSEVEQSLERKKFKWNTTGVSIVSGGWTDIQRRPLINFIAIARNEPIFLKAVDASGEYQDVEYLKQLFIEAIKEVGPDKVVQLITDNVAVCKSAGLSLSKFSGKISLQYAGCMQKSLRKDLLPNSFSER
- the LOC116252971 gene encoding uncharacterized protein LOC116252971 isoform X1, with the protein product MTALFLLLFPLAPLLRERSCCDSSYRLAANFLVKLVSSMLVACRNPSGKTYYQILSVNDDASYDEIRTSYRSSLLIFHPDKIHGKCGIGDDEVHEDFVKIQKAWEVLSDSKLRARYDHELECARHASEIAEDVDLEEMTAEDIDERTEFFYPCRCGDCFSVTSEELQEMGLLSDVGKEEGKLLEDIKADRASVLLHCGSCSLKIKLMVRLCP
- the LOC116252971 gene encoding uncharacterized protein LOC116252971 isoform X3; this encodes MLVACRNPSGKTYYQILSVNDDASYDEIRTSYRSSLLIFHPDKIHGKCGIGDDEVHEDFVKIQKAWEVLSDSKLRARYDHELECARHASEIAEDVDLEEMTAEDIDERTEFFYPCRCGDCFSVTSEELQEMGLLSDVGKEEGKLLEDIKADRASVLLHCGSCSLKIKLMVRLCP